One window of Mauremys reevesii isolate NIE-2019 linkage group 4, ASM1616193v1, whole genome shotgun sequence genomic DNA carries:
- the CDKN1A gene encoding cyclin-dependent kinase inhibitor 1 isoform X1, translated as MLLTFFPAGNMPLSQSNMRQAPCNRKLCRNLFGPVDHEQLQNDLQDLMRRHLEEAQCRWNFDFETETPLEGKFKWERVLYPDMSPACLPSLDPSHSKGNGGEKNQSSPALNISTKDLNVALSSETVQTGSESRKASSPRHLKRKQTSIKDFYSSKRRIVPCKPNP; from the coding sequence ATGTTGCTCACTTTCTTTCCAGCTGGAAATATGCCTCTTTCACAGAGTAACATGCGGCAGGCCCCCTGCAACAGGAAGCTCTGCCGAAACCTCTTTGGCCCGGTGGATCATGAGCAGCTCCAGAATGACTTGCAGGATTTGATGAGGAGACATCTGGAAGAAGCTCAGTGCAGGTGGAATTTTGACTTTGAGACAGAAACACCGCTGGAGGGCAAGTTCAAGTGGGAGAGAGTCCTCTATCCTGACATGTCTCCTGCTTGCCTGCCTTCTCTGGACCCGAGCCACTCCAAAGGTAATGGTGGGGAGAAGAACCAGAGCTCTCCAGCACTTAATATTTCTACAAAGGATCTTAACGTGGCCCTCTCAAGTGAAACAGTACAGACGGGCTCGGAGTCCCGCAAGGCCAGCTCCCCACGGCACCTGAAACGAAAGCAGACCAGCATAAAAG